Within Wyeomyia smithii strain HCP4-BCI-WySm-NY-G18 chromosome 2, ASM2978416v1, whole genome shotgun sequence, the genomic segment ttattcgcAAATGTACGCAAATTCAATCCTCACCCTTTTGAGACCCCTTTGATGAAGCTGTTTCGAGGAGCGAACGGCGGACCCTCGCACCAAACGGCGTTGCAAAATTTTTCTAGTGCGCTCCTGTTTAGGCGCGACAAGATCAACGTCCCGGTCGAATCGCTGTTGCTCCCTGGTCAAAACAGGAAAAAGCGCGTCCTTTTAAATGTATACAATGAGACGAACCATTATATAGAACCGCTCTAGCAACAAAGCCATCGTAAGGAACAGAAGCAAAGTGGTGCCAAAAAGGAAGATGAATTTATTACTTCTTCACAATGCGCATCACGCGTTTGTCGGTTCCGTCGGCATGCACAGTGGCCCATAATATTCAACATAGTGGCCACATAATGAATACTAGGAATCAAagtttgaccaattttacagcGTTAAGATGCCGTTGTGCATTTTGCACATTCGCCATCTAACACAGCAGGAGTGCTGCAAATGATTAAACTTGCACCCGCTCCAGCATTCCAGCGTTATCCTAACTCTTCTTCTGTTGAAAGCACTAGATAAGTTGACTgtcttttgaattttgaattaaaaaaaaaaaaatgcagagaCTTGCCTGGTATGTATGCTGACAGAATAGGGCTTGGCTGGAGAAACATGCTGTGCAGCCATCAGCGCCACTTTATTAATATACGACAATGTGTAAATAGGGTAAATCAGATTGCGGTTACAGGATTCGAGTTGATCAGATTAGTACTGCGAAAACATCCGCCGTGTACAGTGTCGAAGTTAACAGCAGCTCAGGAGCAAAATTTTAAATCGTGTCGGAGACATTGAGGACAATCACATCGAGAGCTTCGAAGAACTCAATCCGATCATGCTGTTGAACAGTTCAACATTTTTACCCATAACCACCGCGCCATCGAATTCCTCCTTCAGTTCTCTACTATCGTACTATAATCGTTCTACTATGTTTGCTTTCAGGATTAGCAACCGGCATCATCATTACCCCCGTGTGCCGGCCGGCAGTGACCATCACCAGTCGATGCCGGCCCCGCACATGCCAATGCAGCAGCAACCTCAGCACGGCTCCAGGAAACCTTCGTCACAGCACTATGGCAGCGGCATGGTGACCAGTGGCAGCGGCGGTATGCCCCCGAAAGCGATGGGCCATCCCCCGAAGCCGCTACCGTACGGTAGCAGTAACAACAGCAGCCATCACCAGCATTCACATCACCAGCATCACCAACACAACAACAATCATCACAGTCATCATGGCCATCATAATCACCATGGCTCCGGCGTGATTCCGGTGGTGTCTGCGGCTGGCCCAGGGGGATCCAAAACACGCATGATTCCAGCGCATGAACGTAAGTATGTTATGCTGGGCAGAAATAAAGTTGCTAGAAAGTGACCTAGAAGACGACACAGTGAGAAAATAACGCATTATTCTTTACCTaattaaatttcttttcttttcagcCAAAATCAATCACAGTCACAGCAACGTCGCAGCTCCTCAAAACAACACATCAAATGCAATTGTGGTTCATAAGCCTGATCCCGTTCAGCTATCCGGCGGAATTTCCTCCACTGCCACTCCTATTCTGACACGCGATAACAATAGTAACGCTACCGTTAACAGCATTTCAACTAACAGTGCCGCCACTGGCACTGTCACAATTGTCGTTAgtagtggtggtggtggtggtggtggtggtggtgtcgGCGGTGGAGGAGGAACCGGAACAGGCACTAGTGGGACCATTACAGGAACACCAACAGCTTCTCTAGTGGTTAACACGGTCTGTTCACCCGATGGCAATATCAATGATTCAACCTCACAGTCACAGCTGCAGCAACCATCCCAGTTGCTGTCGTCTGTACCAGAAACCTTGGCAAACACTAAAGAGAAAACCCCAATGTGTTTAGTTAATGAATTAGCACGGTATAATAAGATTCAGCACCAGTATCGGTTGACCGGGGAGTCGGGCCCGGCACATAAGAAACGATTCACCGTCACGCTAAAGCTGGGCGATGAAGAGTACACTGCGGAAGGTCCGAGCATCAAGAAGGCTCAACATAGTGCGGCACATGAGGCGATCGGTGCCACCAAATATAAACATCCGCCGGCCAAAATTAATCGAGCGAAATCCGGCGGTAAGACTAATATTGGTAACATAACTCCGACGGTGGAGTTGAATGCTTTGGCAATGAAACGGGGCGAACCAACCGTGTACGAAACGGAGCAGGTAGTAACGTGTGCTGCTACATTAGAACCCTTACTGAAGCTTTTTTTCTCTAGGTTCTCTCAACAATAACTCTAAAATACGGCACTGGTAACCATCCTCCACCACCCAACCTCAGCTCACAAGCGTCCGCTGGTGGCGGCGGTGGtcccaattttttttcagtgcctCCGCCTGGATCGAACTACGGAGGTTATCACCGAAGCAATCAAATGTACAATAATCCTCCGCCGAACGGGTTACGATACGGCGCTCCACCGCCCCCTTCCTACAACAGACGAAATCCAATCGGTAACAAATCGGATTACCCGCGTGGATATTACTACAATCACCATGTGCCAGCAGTCACTATGCCAACGGTTTATAAAGTTACTCTACACGTGGGAGAGCGAACGTTTCTGGGAGAAGGACATACGCTGCAGGCAGCACGGCATGATGCGGCTGCGCGTGCGCTTGAGGTGCTAAAGCCGCTCACTCCCGACACGGCCAACGCTCTGTCCGAGTGTCACGATACTTCGATCGACAGTGATGATCCTAACTCGGAGCTAAAATCCCCAATCTCACTTGTACACGAGATGGCACTAAAGCGCAAACTCACTGTTCAGTTTGAAGTACACGGCGAAAAAGGCCCTCCACATATGAAAGTTTTCACGACGCTTTGCAAGGTGGGTAACATTGTGACTGAAGGTGAGGGAAACGGTAAAAAACTGTCCAAAAAACGAGCGGCGGAAAAGATGCTGGAAGAGCTGAGGAAACTTCCACCAACTTCACCGGAGAAGAGCACTCGTACATTGCTGAAACAGAAGCGCAAAGTTCCATTACCGAAAAAGAAAACACGTAACCTCATCAAGGAAAAGGCGGATGAAGATCCTATGGATATGGTGAATCCCATTAGCCGGCTGATGCAGATTCAACAGGCACGCAAGGAGAAGGAACCGATTTATACGCTGTTAGAGGAACGCGGTGTCGCTCGGCGGCGTGAGTTCATCATGGAAGTAGCCGTCAGCGGTCAAACTGCAACCGGCGTCGGGCCAACAAAGAAATTAGCCAAGAAAGAGGCAGCCGAAAACCTGCTGGTGATGCTCGGTTACGGTCGCTCGACAGTGGCAAACTCTTCCACGTCACCTAACAAGGAAAACATGCCCGGAAGTGCCAACGAGGTCGGGGAAAAGTTCAATCGAAAAGTAACGTTCATCGAAATTGTTCCTAGCGCACCGGCCGGAAAGCAAGGAGGTAGCTGTGGGCGCCAAATTGTACCAGGAGTACTACAGTTGAATTCTGGTAGATTTTTCAATAGGCTAgtgttttttggttttgttaATCAAATTGTTTTATACTTACTCTGGTAGGAATATCAAACAAAACGAGCTCGACCGTACCCGTTAAGGATTATCCACAGGAAAATAGTACCGATGTGGATGCTTCTAGTGTAGATGTTTCGTCTAAACCGCCAGTTGGCAATAATTCCAGTACAGTTAATGGAGGACCCTCTAGCACCTCAGCGGCAGCTACGCCGGCTGCAAGTTCAAATCCAGATATTGGCCGAAAAAAGGAACAGCTCATGTACTTGGCACAGCTGTTGAAATTTGATGTAAGGTTGTGTAAGGTTTTAACCCATGAATTTTGCTAACATATTTCATTGAAATTCCTGCAGGTAATGTTTTCGGACTTCCCGAAAGGTAACCACGGTGAGTTTCTCACACTGGTGACGCTGTCTACGGAACCGCCACAATTGTGTCACGGCAGTGGCGCAAGTCTGGAGGAATCCCATGACGAGGCCGCCCGGGGAGCGCTGGAAATCCTCAGCAAAATCGGCCTCGATAATGTGAAACCCAAAGGCAGCGGAATGGTAGCAGGAGGAGGAGATGAAAGTAAGTCCAAATCTGCTCTGAGCAACGGGTTGCAAAAGTAGAGCTTTAAGCTCAACCGCGAATTTGGGTAAGGGAATGTTATCTTACGTACTTATTGGTAAAGTAATGTATGAGCTATTTTTTTCCGTTGATGCATCGTGCTCAGAAAGTTAGACACTTGTTTTATgtcatgattttcaaaattttttgaagatTCATTTCATCTACTtacaatttgttgttgttgaaagtTTCACAGTTatgtttaaaatatatatattgaagACGTGAATTTATTTCGcttaaaagaaaaatatgaataCGCATTTATCTCGAAAGTGTCTAGAGAGCCATGCTATCTTCATTGATTTGTCTTCTAGTTTGTAGTTTTGTACAAACTACGAAATACAAGGATTCGAAAGCTGAAACATTAACTAAACATATTGAAAGCAGAAGTAATCatataagaagaaaaaaagtgcTAACAAAAAAGCGCAAACGGTAACACAGCACCAGTTGAAATAGAAACCGGCTACGGAGAAGTGCTGCTCGTAGGCGATTTCTATTGAACCGGTGTGTAGGATCTCGCCCAGCGCAGGAATCCACAACAAGGGACTCCCACTGGATGAGAACTTTTGATGAAACAGAGCTATCAGAATCGCGTTCGTCACTAGTGAATTGAAAATTGATTACCATTTACCTAAGCGAAAGTATTATTACTCGATGAAACTCGAAGAAGAGAAGCAACAAAAAATCTTGAAGGTTCTTAATCATATGGAATCGGTTTGCGCCTAGCGGATATATCAGCAGGCAGATAATCGAATAGTAGCCACATAATCTTGGACCGGAAAACTACCGGGGAGAAACAATGGGTAGTAAGTTCTAGGCGGTAATCTTGATCGCTGACTGACTGAGAAGGCTTGATGGAAGGAGAGGAAGTTGTAGTAGCTCGGGGCAGAGAGAGCGAGGAAGAGCCGTCAGTCAGCCGATCGacaaaaaacattttatatGCTATTATTTTAATCGTAGTTTGTGTATTGTTTAAAAACCTTCATAATGTCAAGCGTGTTACTAGAGAACACTAAGCAGCGGTGCACGCCATAGGCGGTATCGCTCGTACAATAAACTCTCGAAACTGTGTGCCTGTGGGGTCGCATTCTTGATGCGTTGGAGGTGTAGTACTAGAGTAAAAGCAAAAATCGGCGAAGAAAACTGT encodes:
- the LOC129723940 gene encoding maternal effect protein staufen-like, coding for MIHGHPPQPQQQAPHHMAHPPMQPPPPPHQAPPPPHMPHLTNVPPPNVPLPAAMPQPPREHPGPRISNRHHHYPRVPAGSDHHQSMPAPHMPMQQQPQHGSRKPSSQHYGSGMVTSGSGGMPPKAMGHPPKPLPYGSSNNSSHHQHSHHQHHQHNNNHHSHHGHHNHHGSGVIPVVSAAGPGGSKTRMIPAHEPKINHSHSNVAAPQNNTSNAIVVHKPDPVQLSGGISSTATPILTRDNNSNATVNSISTNSAATGTVTIVVSSGGGGGGGGGVGGGGGTGTGTSGTITGTPTASLVVNTVCSPDGNINDSTSQSQLQQPSQLLSSVPETLANTKEKTPMCLVNELARYNKIQHQYRLTGESGPAHKKRFTVTLKLGDEEYTAEGPSIKKAQHSAAHEAIGATKYKHPPAKINRAKSGGKTNIGNITPTVELNALAMKRGEPTVYETEQVLSTITLKYGTGNHPPPPNLSSQASAGGGGGPNFFSVPPPGSNYGGYHRSNQMYNNPPPNGLRYGAPPPPSYNRRNPIGNKSDYPRGYYYNHHVPAVTMPTVYKVTLHVGERTFLGEGHTLQAARHDAAARALEVLKPLTPDTANALSECHDTSIDSDDPNSELKSPISLVHEMALKRKLTVQFEVHGEKGPPHMKVFTTLCKVGNIVTEGEGNGKKLSKKRAAEKMLEELRKLPPTSPEKSTRTLLKQKRKVPLPKKKTRNLIKEKADEDPMDMVNPISRLMQIQQARKEKEPIYTLLEERGVARRREFIMEVAVSGQTATGVGPTKKLAKKEAAENLLVMLGYGRSTVANSSTSPNKENMPGSANEVGEKFNRKVTFIEIVPSAPAGKQGGSCGRQIVPGVLQLNSGISNKTSSTVPVKDYPQENSTDVDASSVDVSSKPPVGNNSSTVNGGPSSTSAAATPAASSNPDIGRKKEQLMYLAQLLKFDVMFSDFPKGNHGEFLTLVTLSTEPPQLCHGSGASLEESHDEAARGALEILSKIGLDNVKPKGSGMVAGGGDESKSKSALSNGLQK